ACTAAATCACCTGGTAAATACTTAAACTGGAGAAAATCTTTACAGGCAGCACAAGATGCTAAGAAATTAATGTCAGTGCACGGTCCTGAACAGCTATGGCAAGTATGTCCTGCTATCTTCTTGTGTGGTACACCAGGAGAAAGTGCAGCTGGTAAAGATATGTACAACCAAGCTGACCTAGCTAAAGCTCAAGAATACAGAGATGCATTCGTAGCTGAATCAGGTTGGGATCTTGCTAACGATGTTGTAGAAATGGTAAGTAACACTTCTTACCAAACTCACAGAGACCGATCTCTGATCAACATTGCTAGATTTAGAGAAATTGGTTATAAAGTTAACATGACTATGACTGACTGGGCTACTGCTGTTACAATCAGACAGAACAAAGATGCGTGGGATATTTTCCACACAGGATGTTGTTCTATCCCAAGTAACAACCCGGTTATGAACTGGTACTTAAGTCCTAAGACATATGGTTGGCATACAAACCAAACCATTATTGACTTACAGGCTCAATATACTAGAGAACTAACCGACGAAGGTCGAAAGAAAGTTATAGATCAAGTACAACAATCATACTATGATCAGGTATCACATATATCACCTGGTCAGAACTCAGGTTATCACGTATGGAGATCATCTACTGTAGGTGTTCATGATTACGCTGATTCCACACGTATGACTAACACTTGGTTGAATAAATAAAATATTACTAAATATTTAATTTAGACTTTTAAATAAAAAAGCCGCTAAAAATTTTTTTTAGCGGCTTTTTTAGTTGTTTATATAGGTTGATTATTTTAAAAACATGCTAGATAATATTGAACACTTATATATAAAACTAAATTTATAGATGCAGAGATATATATTAAAAAGACTATTAGCAGCTATCCCAACTATGGCAATCGTGGGTGTTGTTGTATTTTCAATAATACATTTAGCTCCAGGTGATCCTGCAGCCATTATGGCAGGTGAAGATGCTGATTACGAGCAAGTTGAAGCTATGAGAGAATCTATGGGGTTGTTAGATCCAATTCCGGTTCAATTTTGGAGATTCGTAAAAGGTGTAGCAACTGGAGACTTAGGTGAATCCATTTTTTCAGGACACAGTGTGTCATCTTTGATATTAGACAGAGTTGAGCCTACCTTATCTTTGGCTGTATTAAGCTTGTCTATATCGATATTAGTATCAATTCCTGCTGGAGTATTAGCAGCTTGGAAAATGAACTCTATTTTTGATCGAGTTGTAATGATACTAGCTCTGACTGGATATGCAGTACCGTATTTTGCGCTAGGATATGTAGTTATATTCTTACTAGCAGTTCAAGTCGAATGGTTTCCCGCAGGTGGATATATATATTTGGGCGAAGATTTTTGGCAGTACTTGTATCATTTATTGCTACCATCTTTCGTATTAGGATTTGCTGGCTCAGCTCTTATTACAAGAATGACAAGAGCAACTATGTTAGAAGTATTAAAAGAAGATTATGTTAGAACGGCTAGATCTAAAGGTCTAGGTGAAACTGTAGTACTTCTGAGACATGCATTTAGAAACGCAGCTAACCCTGTCTTAACAGTTATCGGTTTTAGTATAGCTGGATTTATTAGTGGTGTGGTTATAACTGAAACTGTATTTGCTATACCTGGTATGGGTAGATTAATTACTGAATCAATCGCGCAGAGAGATTTCCAGATTATCCAAAGCACTATTTTGGTTGTAGCGCTTATATACGTGTTAGTTAATTTAACAATTGATATTTTATATGTTTTTGTAGATCCAAGAATAAGGTACGATAATTAATTATGAGTAGTAGAACAGAATCACAAGATTTAGCATTTCAAGGTCTTCGAGAGAAGATACCTTGGTATAAAGCTGCAACTAGTGCAGTACTAAGAAACCCAAATATGTTGATTGGTATAATTTTTATCACAATAGTGGTTGTATTGGCATTGCTTTGTCCGCTATTAATTAAAGTTGGAATACTAAGAGATCCTTTTGTATTTGATCCATTAAATAGATTGTTGCCGCCAGGTAGAAGTGAAGATGGTGATTTGTTTTTATTTGGAACAGGCCCTCTAGGAAGAGATATTTTCTCAATGGTAATATATGGATCTAGGATTTCATTAGTTGTCGGATTGTCTGTTGCAATATTAGCTGCTGTTTTAGGATCTGTGATTGGAATTGTTGCTGGATACTTCTCTAGATTAGACGATATAATAATGAGATTTATGGATGGTATAATGGCAATCCCTGGCATATTATTAGCTATTGTTCTGATGGCTATATTAGGCCCTAAATTAGAAAACGTAATTTTTGCTTTAACTGTTGTTGATTCACCTAGAACATCTAGGATTGTTAGATCAGTTGTACTAACAATTAGAGAATCTCAATATGTTGATGCTGCAAATGCTTTTGGTGCTTCTAAAAAAAGAATATTATTTAGACATATAGCGCCAAATACTTTTGCTCCTGTTATTGTTCAGGCAACTTTTTTGTTTGCTTCTGCTATTTTGTCTGAAGCAAGTTTAAGTTTCTTAGGAGCCGGAGTACCACCAGATATTCCCACTTGGGGAAATATTATTGGTGAAGGAAGAATTTACTTTATAGGAAACTCCAATATTGTAATACTACCATCTCTAGGCTTATTCTTCTTGGCACTTGCTGTGAATATGTTTGGTGACGGACTACGAGACAGTCTTGATCCAAAACTAAGAGGTAAAACGTAATTAAATAAATTAATTTATATTTAATTTGTTCTTTCTAATTTCTTAATAATTTTATGTTATAATATTTTTTATTCAAAATTTATAAAATTTAAATTCTCAAGAGGTAAATATATGTTAAATAAAGATAATAAATACAAAACTTATTTTAAACCATTATTTTTTATCTTTGCATCTTTATTGATAGTCCTTGGATGTGCTTCAGATACTGCTACTAGATCACATCAATCTACTGAATTTAGAGGCGAAGTAATTAGACCTGCTAGCTTAGAATCTAAGAATTCCATGATACAAACAGCTATATTTGAATATATTGCTAAGATTGGTTATGGAAAAACTGTACAAGATGTTAATGCTAGAGTTATGTTTTCTGATATAGATGATATTATTAGAAGATTTACAGTTACCGCTGAAGATGCTGATGAATCTAAGAAAAGAGGAGACGCAGGAATGGGATCTAGTAACTCAAGAATTCATTTAGTATTTGCTTGGGACAGCGACAAATCTATTCCTTCTAATGCTAGAAATGGATCTTTAGATTCTACTCTTGTAATGTCTTCTGACCTAGATTCTGCTCATCCAGAAATTATCACATTATTAGATAAATGGGATTTTTCTGAAGCTCCTTTACCTAAATTAGAAGAAAAAGCAAGGAAATTTAGAGAACAAGCTGACAGATGGATTGCTTACAATGAAGTAGCAATATATTTCTTATTAAGAAATGAAGATATTTGGTCTAAATGGGTTTCAGCTGACGCAAAAGCTAAGCTAGACACTGAACTATCTAAAGAACAAGGTATGGCTGCTCAGCAGAAAGATTAATCAGGTATAGATATTAATATTGTAGTTCTTAAAATTATATTGGGAGCCACTCAGGGTATAACTGAGTGGCTCCCAATTAGTTCACAGGGAATTATTTTATTTATAAATAGTTTATTTAATTTTGATTCTAAATCATTAGAAGAAATTTTTGCGATCTCCCTAGCATTACATTTGGGTACATCATTCTCAGCTATTTTTACATACAGAAAAAAACTTACTCAATTATTGCAAAATGGGTTAAAAAATCGAAACTCAAACAAGGAAAGCATTTTTTATTTGTTTTCAACAATGATAAGTTTGTTTATATCTTTTCCTATTTATCTTTTAATACCTTCTCTTTCTTCAAACGTTGAGTTGTTGGGTGTATTAGGAATGATTATTATTGGATTCGTTTATATTATAAATGGAGCAATACAATGGTTTGGTAAATCAGTTAATATATCAGCTAATAATCAATATACATTTTTTAATGCTTTAATAGTTGGCGTTTTTCAAGGTATTTCAATTATTCCAGGGATGAGTCGCTCCGGATTGACTATATCTGCTTTATTGTTAACAAAGTTTGATAAAAGCGAAGCGTTGAATATTAGTTTTATTTTAAGTATCCCTGTAACAATTATTGCTGGCATTATGGGTATTTATATTCTTTCAAATGATATTTATATTAATTTATTAGCAATTTTTGTGGCTTTTGCTGTTGGTATAGCAACTATTCGTGTACTTGTAAAATTTACAGAATCAGTTAACTTTTATAATTTCATATTGTTTATAGGTTTCACTTTAGTTTTTGGCGGAAGTGTTTATTTGTTTTATCAATGAAATTTAAGAGTTAAATTCTGTTATCATTTGCCCTGGCTTTGAACCGTTATAGATTTCATTTTCCACAACTAATTCTCCATTAACAATTACATGAGAAATTCCTTCAGGGTATTGATGTGGATCAGCAAAGGTTGAATTTTCTTTTATTTTAGCTAAATCCATTATGACTATATCAGCTGCATACCCGGGAGTGAGCCTTCCTCTATTTGTTAACCCTAATCTTTGTGCAGGCAAATATGTCATTTTTCTTATTGCTTCTTCAATAGAAATCACATTTTTTTCGTTAACATATTTTTGGATAAATCTTGGGTTTGTACCATAACTTCTAGGATGCGGCTTTCCTACTGATAATTTACCAGTTGCTGAAAGAGAAGATCCGTCAGAAGCAACTGCTATTAGCGGATGAGATGCAAAATTTTCTACATCCTCGTCAGTCATTCCGTAACTAATTACACTAGCCTCACCTTTTTGATATATTCTTAAAGCAGCTTCAGCAGGCGATGTATTCATTATATCTGCTATTTCAATTAATGTTTTTCCTTCTAAAGACTCGTCTTCTACATATCTTGCAATAATGATCCCTTCAGCACCTCGGCCTTTTGAAAAAGTATCTGTTATTTCGTCTACTAATCTTCCTCTGTGATCTTCGTCTGCCATGAATTCCAAGGTTTTTTCTCTTCCTCCAGATAAAGACCAGCGTGGAAATAATGCGCCTGTTAATGCAGTACTTGAAGCTGTATAAGGGTATTGATCCCCTGCAATATCTATACCTTCTTGAACAGTGTCTTCAAGAAGTTGTAAATATT
Above is a window of SAR202 cluster bacterium DNA encoding:
- a CDS encoding ABC transporter permease; this encodes MQRYILKRLLAAIPTMAIVGVVVFSIIHLAPGDPAAIMAGEDADYEQVEAMRESMGLLDPIPVQFWRFVKGVATGDLGESIFSGHSVSSLILDRVEPTLSLAVLSLSISILVSIPAGVLAAWKMNSIFDRVVMILALTGYAVPYFALGYVVIFLLAVQVEWFPAGGYIYLGEDFWQYLYHLLLPSFVLGFAGSALITRMTRATMLEVLKEDYVRTARSKGLGETVVLLRHAFRNAANPVLTVIGFSIAGFISGVVITETVFAIPGMGRLITESIAQRDFQIIQSTILVVALIYVLVNLTIDILYVFVDPRIRYDN
- a CDS encoding ABC transporter permease, coding for MSSRTESQDLAFQGLREKIPWYKAATSAVLRNPNMLIGIIFITIVVVLALLCPLLIKVGILRDPFVFDPLNRLLPPGRSEDGDLFLFGTGPLGRDIFSMVIYGSRISLVVGLSVAILAAVLGSVIGIVAGYFSRLDDIIMRFMDGIMAIPGILLAIVLMAILGPKLENVIFALTVVDSPRTSRIVRSVVLTIRESQYVDAANAFGASKKRILFRHIAPNTFAPVIVQATFLFASAILSEASLSFLGAGVPPDIPTWGNIIGEGRIYFIGNSNIVILPSLGLFFLALAVNMFGDGLRDSLDPKLRGKT
- a CDS encoding undecaprenyl-diphosphate phosphatase — translated: MDINIVVLKIILGATQGITEWLPISSQGIILFINSLFNFDSKSLEEIFAISLALHLGTSFSAIFTYRKKLTQLLQNGLKNRNSNKESIFYLFSTMISLFISFPIYLLIPSLSSNVELLGVLGMIIIGFVYIINGAIQWFGKSVNISANNQYTFFNALIVGVFQGISIIPGMSRSGLTISALLLTKFDKSEALNISFILSIPVTIIAGIMGIYILSNDIYINLLAIFVAFAVGIATIRVLVKFTESVNFYNFILFIGFTLVFGGSVYLFYQ
- a CDS encoding D-aminoacylase → MNDLEIKNATIVDGLGKESYEGNIYVKNGKIVAITHKESLDSKKSINANGKIVSPGFIDLHTHSDSSFLVDSKADSKVRQGVTLELIGNCGMSTCAPLIGEAKTIFKQRVSMLENPEDLNVDWTDYAGYIDAMKKAGAPLNVAFQVGHGTLRAAVIGLEDRPPTAEELNYMRKLTAESLDAGALGLSTGLFYAPGYYARTDEVIALAEEVGKRDKLYSTHQRDEGSRTVGLFVSLNEAIEIGRRSDCKVQISHVKCAAQKVWGKSDEYLQLLEDTVQEGIDIAGDQYPYTASSTALTGALFPRWSLSGGREKTLEFMADEDHRGRLVDEITDTFSKGRGAEGIIIARYVEDESLEGKTLIEIADIMNTSPAEAALRIYQKGEASVISYGMTDEDVENFASHPLIAVASDGSSLSATGKLSVGKPHPRSYGTNPRFIQKYVNEKNVISIEEAIRKMTYLPAQRLGLTNRGRLTPGYAADIVIMDLAKIKENSTFADPHQYPEGISHVIVNGELVVENEIYNGSKPGQMITEFNS